The following are encoded in a window of Eschrichtius robustus isolate mEscRob2 chromosome 1, mEscRob2.pri, whole genome shotgun sequence genomic DNA:
- the JCAD gene encoding junctional cadherin 5-associated protein isoform X2 — protein sequence MYSVEDLLISHGYKLSRELPAPRKDDGEGRQPVRPRAPAGPGLLNGCDDGPAASPRGQASLGTGRLSEPESRGRGPRSLGEPPSAAAAARIPEAGLRQQPPAGRSHTYRRREQEAREEPARAPSPPAHATQGPREAGGRSEDVMKKALGEEGLGLAGPARWQSVRVGGLSQPRNPGGQIPAGVGEKLFQDLHPCVLGGHGLTSQSPGTSQSLPRVLSPEDLSCVEIPIPLSDGHLPGVPQVPFQPPNGARDLESTRNPEKGGSLAPLPRPRFGRPLKPPSYGSHQHCRAGAENGSYADSRQPDSPAAPSAKANNDAARQEPCAPDPGLEPPVYVPPPSYRPLQAAAPACPGEARGRRPEGGGRRAQRHPMEKDAPGGQPPWGPRGAGEERGPGPCSPVGVLPQPRPATACDGSVLYIPFDDPRIRHIRLARPHGFWEDVKLDGPVPAPEPAPGSLQREVAVWGPSGSESRPTPADPSAPWLWDRLPRGGEDGGFADQRDACVVTRSQRPDVREESLVSSPSPQGEGTCETQTQLRKFEAGLQTKKSSKKKMSETIFCLVSIPVKSESHLPATDTNNNDLKQSADKRPGPEKSAALPEQSLLSLSSTDLELQALTGGMTGRTELWEPDPGGPGGDQPTDGPRFPQPAKHRALACPGSWPGQQYRDQQTQTSFAQESQSPRPLPGEMRGGSPDAALPPRCLDAFGAQMHVALASSDQSQRPGAPSPKGQGGPLSPCSGSAFSGSSSSRNQAPSPGEPRVDGRGRGGSPVPRAEVVKGATTGPCNSRQPFGQFLLKPVSRRPWDLISQLESFNKELQEEEGSRDGSGSEDSETEPPWGGRAQPAPERPGLPEGRAPEDPEPRPGSVKGKPETWGEGTRPRSPGPRQAEGSGRPAGPSPPGSWMAEEGDREVEAGVPEPAVSPRPARRAASSGPSDAGAGPPRDPAEPRAPPPSRELRGGLAAAELSAASAPTAGGGEQGATGAPLSLAGKPRGLSAPDLRSVGLTPGQEQSAGQFTGSPGEASAVEIPPNESLQARAARILGIEVAVESLLPGARRTGQSQDPEPDGGARRLEAPRQEAAAGPAQRCDPAASADAFYSRRRCGWTESPLFVGEGASARQAPRASEPAGVDGAVPSTAPEPQPRPQECQPFHPKDGETKPPFRSTLFHFIERTPNLAASEKRLRSTSKVIESLQEKLASPPRRADPDRLMRMKEVSSVSRLRLLTSRGADAAEEAEEPKAERGPGARPGGPGALSARHKLSDPRGALPLEEDGHPTAQREENGGQDFWCPDSYDPSRVERV from the exons GCTCCGCCAGCAGCCCCCGGCCGGCCGCAGCCACACCTACcggaggagggagcaggaggcCCGCGAGGAGCCGGCCCGGGCCCCCAGCCCGCCCGCGCACGCCACCCAGGGGCCCCGGGAGGCTGGAGGAAGGAGCGAGGACGTGATGAAGAAGGCACTTGGCGAGGAAGGGCTGGGACTGGCGGGTCCCGCCAGATGGCAGAGCGTCCGCGTCGGAGGCCTGAGCCAGCCACGGAACCCGGGGGGGCAGATACCGGCTGGCGTCGGGGAGAAGTTGTTCCAAGACCTGCACCCGTGCGTACTCGGAGGCCACGGCTTGACCTCCCAGAGCCCAGGGACATCCCAGTCGCTGCCGAGAGTTCTTTCCCCCGAGGACCTGAGCTGCGTGGAGATTCCCATCCCGCTGAGCGACGGGCACTTGCCGGGTGTCCCTCAAGTGCCATTTCAGCCTCCAAACGGTGCTCGCGATTTGGAATCCACCAGGAACCCCGAGAAGGGTGGCTCCTTGGCCCCCTTACCCCGGCCTCGGTTTGGGAGACCGCTCAAGCCTCCATCTTACGgctcccaccaacactgcagggCCGGCGCGGAAAACGGCAGCTACGCGGACAGCCGGCAGCCGGACTCGCCTGCTGCCCCCTCGGCCAAGGCGAACAACGACGCCGCCAGGCAGGAGCCGTGCGCGCCCGACCCCGGCCTGGAGCCCCCGGTGTACGTGCCTCCGCCCTCCTACCGGCCGCTCCAGGCCGCCGCACCCGCCTGCCCGGGGGAGGCCCGAGGGCGGAGGCCCGAGGGCGGAGGCCGCCGTGCGCAGCGGCACCCGATGGAGAAGGATGCCCCCGGCGGCCAGCCCCCTTGGGGCCCCCGGGGAGCCGGGGAGGAGCGGGGGCCCGGCCCGTGCTCTCCTGTCGGGGTCCTCCCGCAGCCCCGCCCCGCCACGGCTTGTGACGGCTCCGTCCTGTACATCCCCTTCGACGACCCACGGATACGACACATTAGACTCGCCCGACCCCACGGGTTCTGGGAAGACGTGAAGCTGGACGGCCCCGTCCCTGCCCCAGAGCCGGCGCCTGGAAGCCTGCAGCGGGAGGTTGCCGTTTGGGGCCCCTCGGGGAGCGAGAGCCGCCCCACCCCGGCCGATCCCAGCGCCCCCTGGCTGTGGGACCGGCTCCCCAGGGGTGGAGAAGACGGTGGCTTTGCTGACCAAAGAGACGCCTGCGTCGTCACTCGGAGTCAGCGGCCCGACGTGCGCGAAGAAAGCCTCGTCTCCTCCCCGAGCCCCCAGGGCGAGGGTACCTGCGAGACACAAACCCAGCTCAGAAAGTTCGAAGCTGGGCTGCAAACCAAgaaaagttcaaagaaaaaaatgagcgaGACGATATTTTGTTTGGTTTCCATCCCAGTTAAGTCAGAATCACATCTGCCAGCTACAGATACGAACAACAATGACTTGAAACAGAGCGCGGATAAGAGGCCTGGGCCCGAGAAGAGCGCGGCTCTGCCAGAGCAGAGCCTGCTGAGCTTGTCCTCCACCGATCTGGAGCTGCAGGCGCTCACGGGTGGCATGACCGGGAGGACGGAGCTCTGGGAACCAGACCCGGGGGGCCCCGGAGGAGACCAGCCAACCGACGGCCCCAGGTTCCCACAGCCTGCGAAGCACCGAGCGCTCGCGTGTCCTGGCTCGTGGCCCGGGCAGCAGTACAGAGACCAGCAGACGCAGACCAGCTTCGCCCAGGAATCCCAAAGCCCGCGGCCCCTCCCCGGGGAGATGCGGGGAGGGTCCCCCGACGCCGCGCTGCCTCCAAGATGTTTGGACGCCTTCGGGGCTCAGATGCACGTGGCGCTGGCGTCCAGTGACCAGAGCCAGAGGCCCGGGGCTCCTTCCCCGAAAGGCCAAGGGGGGCCCCTCAGCCCGTGCAGCGGCAGCGCCTTCTCAGGGTCTTCCTCGTCCAGGAACCAGGCCCCCAGCCCGGGTGAGCCACGCGTGGACGGCCGTGGCCGCGGAGGCAGCCCGGTGCCCAGGGCCGAGGTGGTCAAGGGGGCGACCACAGGCCCCTGCAACAGTAGACAGCCGTTCGGGCAGTTCCTCCTGAAGCCCGTTAGTCGCCGCCCCTGGGACTTGATCAGCCAGTTGGAAAGTTTCAACAAGGAGCttcaggaggaggaagggagcaggGACGGCAGCGGCAGCGAGGACAGTGAGACAGAGCCGCCCTGGGGAGGCCGTGCCCAGCCCGCGCCCGAGCGCCCAGGCCTCCCGGAGGGCAGGGCACCCGAGGACCCGGAGCCCAGGCCGGGCAGCGTCAAGGGCAAGCCCGAGACCTGGGGTGAGGGGACGAGGCCTCGGTCCCCCGGGCCCCGGCAGGCAGAAGGCAGCGGACGCCCCGCGGGGCCGTCGCCCCCCGGGAGCTGGATGGCGGAGGAGGGGGACCGGGAGGTCGAGGCCGGGGTGCCCGAGCCGGCCGTCAGCCCGAGGCCTGCGAGACGAGCAGCGTCTTCCGGGCCGAGCGATGCCGGAGCGGGGCCCCCGCGCGATCCAGCGGAACCGAGGGCGCCCCCGCCGAGTCGGGAGCTCCGCGGCGGGCTCGCTGCTGCGGAGCTGAGCGCAGCCAGCGCACCCACGGCGGGCGGTGGGGAGCAAGGGGCCACGGGGGCCCCCCTCTCTCTGGCTGGCAAACCCCGAGGCCTGTCGGCGCCAGACTTGAGGTCTGTGGGGCTGACGCCGGGGCAGGAGCAGAGCGCCGGCCAGTTTACGGGGTCTCCGGGGGAAGCCAGTGCAGTAGAAATACCCCCAAACGAGTCTCTCCAAGCCAGGGCTGCCAGGATCCTGGGCATTGAGGTGGCCGTGGAGTCCCTGCTGCCAGGCGCCCGAAGGACAGGGCAGAGCCAAGACCCCGAGCCCGACGGAGGTGCCCGCAGGCTTGAGGCCCCCAGGCAGGAGGCAGCGGCCGGCCCAGCCCAGCGGTGTGACCCCGCCGCGTCCGCCGACGCCTTCTACAGCAGGAGGAGGTGCGGCTGGACCGAAAGCCCTCTGTTTGTGGGAGAAGGGGCCAGCGCCCGGCAGGCTCCCCGGGCCTCCGAGCCCGCGGGCGTGGACGGGGCCGTCCCCAGCACGGCCCCTGAGCCTCAGCCCCGCCCCCAGGAGTGCCAGCCCTTCCATCCCAAGGACGGGGAGACAAAGCCACCCTTCAGGTCCACCTTGTTCCATTTTATAGAAAGGACCCCAAATTTGGCAGCCTCAGAGAAGAGGCTCCGAAGCACGTCCAAAGTGATTGAAAGTTTACAGGAGAAACTGGCGTCCCCCCCGCGGAGGGCAGACCCCGACCGCCTGATGAGGATGAAGGAGGTGAGCTCTGTTTCTCGGTTGAGGCTCCTGACCTCGCGGGGCGCGGACGCTGCGGAAGAGGCCGAGGAGCCGAAGGCCGAGAGGGGCCCCGGGGCGCGGCCGGGAGGCCCGGGGGCTCTGAGCGCCAGGCACAAGCTCTCTGACCCCAGGGGTGCCCTCCCGCTGGAGGAAGACGGGCATCCGACAGCACAAAGGGAGGAGAACGGCGGTCAGGACTTCTGGTGCCCAG aCTCGTACGACCCTAGCAGGGTGGAGAGGGTGTGA